In Streptomyces canus, one DNA window encodes the following:
- a CDS encoding glycosyltransferase family 4 protein, whose protein sequence is MTTGRAGTLDYVPVQHSALKKAEIIPMSLRSVHFVMPGGVDDSTAPSGGNAYDRRVCLDLPGFGWQVERHAVAGSWPRPGAPARTELARTLRDLPDDTVVLIDGLVACGVPEIIVPEAERLRLAVLVHLPLGDETGLEPRLALELDAKEREVLRAVPAVIATSDWAVRRLVSHHGLAPERVHVATPGADIAPLASGTDGVSRLLCVAAVTPRKGQHRLIEALAGAQDLPWSCVCVGGITQDPEYVASLRMLIKKYGLQDRLHLAGPQAGAELDASYAAADLMVLASYAETYGMAVTEALARGIPVLATDVGGLPEAVGRAPDGGVPGILVPPEDPAALAAELRGWFGEADVRRRLKAAARGRRAALDGWATTARSLAGVLGRLPSEPRRAA, encoded by the coding sequence ATGACCACCGGGCGGGCGGGCACGCTGGACTACGTACCCGTGCAGCACTCCGCCCTCAAGAAGGCCGAGATCATCCCGATGTCCCTGCGGTCCGTGCACTTCGTGATGCCCGGTGGCGTGGACGACTCGACCGCGCCGAGCGGCGGCAACGCCTACGACCGGCGGGTCTGCCTGGACCTGCCCGGCTTCGGCTGGCAGGTCGAGCGGCACGCGGTGGCCGGCAGCTGGCCCCGGCCGGGAGCGCCGGCCCGTACCGAGCTCGCCCGCACCCTGCGGGACCTGCCCGACGACACCGTCGTCCTGATCGACGGACTGGTGGCCTGCGGGGTCCCGGAGATCATCGTCCCCGAGGCCGAGCGGCTGCGGCTCGCCGTCCTCGTCCACCTGCCGCTCGGCGACGAGACCGGGCTCGAACCGCGACTCGCCCTCGAACTGGACGCCAAGGAGCGCGAGGTGCTGCGGGCCGTGCCCGCCGTCATCGCCACCAGCGACTGGGCCGTACGGCGACTCGTCTCGCACCACGGCCTCGCCCCCGAGCGCGTCCACGTCGCCACCCCCGGTGCCGACATCGCCCCGCTCGCCTCCGGCACCGACGGTGTCTCACGGCTGCTGTGCGTGGCCGCCGTGACCCCCCGCAAGGGACAGCACCGGCTGATCGAGGCACTGGCCGGCGCGCAGGACCTGCCGTGGAGCTGCGTGTGCGTCGGCGGGATCACCCAGGATCCCGAGTACGTCGCCAGTCTGCGGATGCTCATCAAGAAGTACGGCCTCCAGGACCGCCTGCATCTCGCGGGACCGCAGGCCGGGGCCGAGCTCGACGCCAGCTACGCCGCCGCCGACCTGATGGTCCTCGCCTCCTACGCCGAGACCTACGGCATGGCGGTCACCGAGGCCCTCGCGCGCGGCATCCCGGTGCTGGCCACCGACGTCGGCGGACTGCCGGAGGCCGTCGGCCGCGCCCCCGACGGCGGCGTGCCCGGCATCCTCGTCCCGCCGGAGGACCCCGCCGCCCTCGCCGCCGAACTGCGCGGCTGGTTCGGCGAGGCGGACGTACGACGCCGACTGAAGGCGGCTGCCCGGGGCCGGCGGGCCGCCCTGGACGGCTGGGCGACCACGGCCCGCAGCCTGGCCGGAGTACTCGGCCGACTCCCGAGCGAGCCCAGGAGGGCGGCATGA
- a CDS encoding 6-pyruvoyl trahydropterin synthase family protein has product MFSITVRDHIMIAHSFRGEVFGPAQRLHGATFLVDATFRREQLDDDNIVVDIGLATQELGAVVSELNYRNLDNEPDFAGVNTSTEFLAKVIADRLAERIEKGALGEGAKGLAGLTVSLHESHVAWASYERAL; this is encoded by the coding sequence TTGTTCAGCATCACCGTCCGCGATCACATCATGATCGCCCACAGCTTCCGCGGCGAGGTCTTCGGCCCCGCGCAGCGTCTGCACGGAGCCACGTTCCTGGTGGACGCCACCTTCCGGCGCGAACAGTTGGACGACGACAACATCGTCGTCGACATCGGACTGGCCACCCAGGAACTCGGTGCCGTCGTCAGCGAGTTGAACTACCGCAACCTCGACAACGAACCCGACTTCGCCGGGGTCAACACCTCGACGGAGTTCCTGGCGAAGGTCATCGCCGACCGGCTCGCCGAGCGCATCGAGAAGGGCGCTCTCGGCGAGGGCGCCAAGGGCCTCGCGGGCCTGACCGTCAGCCTGCACGAGTCGCATGTCGCCTGGGCGAGTTACGAGCGTGCCCTGTGA
- a CDS encoding zinc-dependent alcohol dehydrogenase, translating to MKAAARAFWLRSPGEGEIREVTLPAPREDEVLVRSLYSGVSRGTETLVFRGGVPESQYATMRAPFQEGDFPGPVKYGYLSVGVVEEGPAAVKGRTVFCLYPHQTRYVVPASAVTVVPDDVPAARAVLAGTVETAVNALWDAAPLIGDRIAVVGGGMVGCSVAALLARFPGVRVQLVDADPARAKTAEALGVGFASPADALGDCDLVVHASATEQGLARSLELLSAEGTVLELSWYGDRKVALPLGEAFHSRRLVIRSSQVGTVSPARGNRSFGDRLALALKLLADPALDALITGESAFEELPEVMPKLARGEIPALCHLVRYGKSA from the coding sequence ATGAAGGCCGCCGCACGCGCGTTCTGGCTCCGCTCTCCGGGCGAGGGCGAGATACGGGAGGTCACCCTTCCGGCCCCGCGTGAGGACGAGGTGCTGGTCCGCTCGCTGTACTCAGGAGTCAGCAGGGGCACGGAGACACTCGTGTTCCGCGGCGGGGTGCCCGAGAGCCAGTACGCGACCATGCGGGCACCGTTCCAGGAGGGCGACTTCCCGGGACCGGTGAAGTACGGCTACCTCAGCGTCGGAGTGGTGGAGGAGGGCCCTGCCGCGGTGAAGGGCAGGACCGTCTTCTGTCTGTACCCGCATCAGACGCGGTACGTAGTTCCCGCGAGCGCCGTGACGGTCGTACCGGACGACGTGCCCGCCGCACGGGCCGTCCTCGCCGGCACGGTCGAGACCGCCGTGAACGCCCTCTGGGACGCGGCCCCCCTGATCGGCGACCGGATCGCGGTGGTCGGCGGCGGCATGGTCGGCTGCTCGGTCGCCGCGCTGCTGGCCCGCTTTCCCGGCGTCCGGGTCCAGTTGGTGGACGCCGACCCCGCCCGCGCCAAGACCGCCGAGGCCCTCGGTGTCGGCTTCGCGTCCCCCGCGGACGCCCTCGGCGACTGCGACCTGGTCGTCCACGCCAGCGCCACCGAACAGGGCCTGGCCCGCTCCCTGGAACTCCTCAGCGCCGAGGGCACGGTCCTCGAACTGAGCTGGTACGGCGACCGCAAGGTCGCCCTCCCGCTCGGCGAGGCCTTCCACTCCCGGCGGCTCGTCATCCGCAGCAGCCAGGTCGGCACCGTGTCCCCGGCGCGCGGCAACCGTAGCTTCGGCGACCGGCTCGCCCTCGCGCTGAAGCTGCTTGCCGATCCGGCGCTCGACGCCCTCATCACGGGGGAAAGCGCGTTCGAGGAACTCCCCGAGGTGATGCCGAAGCTGGCCCGTGGGGAAATTCCGGCCCTCTGTCACCTCGTGAGGTACGGCAAGAGCGCCTGA
- a CDS encoding CDP-alcohol phosphatidyltransferase family protein, producing MALNNTYEARLVQQETAVGAGLQILLLALLGTAIGMGPAGWLTGLAFAVATWAVLSRALHRTRPRSFGPANRVTLGRATLVGGVTALVADSFQDSPPVTLFVGLTAVALILDGVDGKVARATGTSTPLGARFDMEVDAFLILVLSVYVSMSQGPWVLLIGAMRYGFVAAARVWNWLNAPLPPSMARKTVAALQGILLLVAASGYLPYAATFGVVAVALGTLVWSFGRDILWLWRTHRADQAAVGELLALEFAAVEREREPEAVAS from the coding sequence GTGGCCCTGAACAACACTTACGAAGCAAGGCTGGTCCAGCAGGAGACCGCTGTGGGAGCGGGTCTGCAGATCCTGTTGCTGGCCCTGCTCGGCACGGCGATAGGCATGGGGCCCGCGGGCTGGCTGACCGGCCTCGCCTTCGCCGTCGCCACCTGGGCCGTGCTCTCCAGGGCGTTGCACCGCACCCGGCCTCGCTCCTTCGGACCGGCCAACCGCGTGACCCTCGGCCGGGCGACCCTCGTCGGCGGAGTGACCGCGCTGGTCGCGGACTCCTTCCAGGACTCCCCGCCGGTGACGCTGTTCGTGGGCCTGACCGCGGTGGCCCTGATCCTCGACGGCGTCGACGGCAAGGTCGCCCGCGCCACGGGCACCTCGACCCCGCTGGGCGCGCGCTTCGACATGGAGGTCGACGCGTTCCTGATCCTGGTGCTCAGTGTGTACGTCTCGATGTCGCAGGGTCCGTGGGTCCTGCTGATCGGCGCCATGCGCTACGGCTTCGTCGCCGCGGCCCGTGTCTGGAACTGGCTGAACGCCCCCCTGCCGCCGAGCATGGCCCGCAAGACGGTGGCCGCACTCCAGGGGATCCTGCTGCTCGTGGCCGCGTCCGGGTACCTGCCGTACGCGGCGACCTTCGGGGTCGTGGCCGTCGCTCTGGGGACGCTGGTCTGGTCGTTCGGCCGGGACATCCTGTGGCTGTGGCGCACGCACCGGGCGGACCAGGCGGCGGTGGGCGAGTTGCTGGCGTTGGAGTTCGCGGCGGTGGAGCGGGAACGGGAGCCGGAGGCGGTGGCCTCCTGA
- a CDS encoding GNAT family N-acetyltransferase produces METQDIRVEIARDADQELVDAFGRMLPQLSSTAEALDLAALDRILACDTNTMLIARSSAGSVVGTLTLVMFPAPAGLRARIEDVIVDHAARGQGIAGLLIREAIRLAREAGARTVDLTSRPDRAAANRLYERQGFRQRESMVYRVPLKS; encoded by the coding sequence ATGGAGACTCAGGACATCCGGGTGGAGATCGCCCGGGACGCGGATCAGGAGCTTGTCGACGCCTTTGGGCGGATGCTGCCGCAGCTGTCCTCGACGGCCGAGGCGCTCGACCTCGCGGCGCTCGACCGCATCCTGGCCTGTGACACCAACACCATGCTGATCGCCAGGTCGTCGGCGGGGTCGGTCGTCGGCACGCTCACCCTGGTCATGTTCCCCGCGCCCGCGGGACTGCGGGCCCGTATCGAGGACGTGATCGTCGATCACGCGGCACGCGGCCAGGGCATCGCCGGACTGCTGATCAGGGAGGCCATCCGGCTCGCCCGGGAGGCCGGGGCCCGTACCGTCGATCTGACCTCCCGCCCGGACCGGGCGGCGGCCAACCGGCTGTACGAGCGGCAGGGCTTCCGGCAGCGGGAGTCGATGGTGTACCGGGTGCCGCTCAAAAGCTGA